From Bos javanicus breed banteng chromosome 5, ARS-OSU_banteng_1.0, whole genome shotgun sequence, the proteins below share one genomic window:
- the IFFO1 gene encoding non-homologous end joining factor IFFO1 isoform X6, with translation MTSTPPAEPSDWLFCVPLASHWLSSLAQHPCSRTGFCLPAESAAMNPLFGPNLFLLQQEQQGLAGPLGDPLGGDHLAGGGDVPPAPLAPAGPAPYSPPGPGPAPPAAMALRNDLGSNINVLKTLNLRFRCFLAKVHELERRNRLLEKQLQQALEEGKQGRRGLPRRDQAVQTGFVSPVRPLGLPLGSRPAAVCTPSARVLGSPARSPAGPLAPSAACQPALSTSASTAYSSSARFMPGTIWSFSHARRLGPGLEPTLVQGPGLSWVHPDGVGVQIDTITPEIRALYNVLAKVKRERDEYKRRWEEEYTVRLQLQERVNELQEEAQEADACQEELAMKVEQLKAELVVFKGLMSNNLTELDTKIQEKAMKVDMDICRRIDITAKLCDLAQQRNCEDMIKMFQKLVSFALTQASQLPGPPDPLGSQCSAPSILLLSLLLSPFLPLLSPFSPPPPTLILWLHFSPPSPPSPLPSLFPPSIPLSLILWLHLSPPLPPLLSFSGSYLSPSSPPPPLSTSPPSPLPPPPSPTSLTLWLSLSPHLPPSPPSPPLPLPSPPPPPPPLLSPPSLPLTHSLATSRSPFLPHFSHSLAPSLSLPSPSGFQIWM, from the exons atgaCCTCTACCCCTCCCGCCGAGCCGTCTGATTGGCTGTTCTGCGTCCCCCTGGCGTCTCATTGGCTCTCCTCCCTCGCCCAACATCCCTGCTCCCGCACGGGTTTCTGTCTCCCAGCAGAAAGCGCAGCCATGAATCCGTTATTCGGCCCcaacctcttcctcctccagcaggagcagcagggccTGGCCGGACCGCTGGGGGACCCCTTAGGAGGCGACCACTTGGCCGGCGGCGGGGACGTGCCCCCGGCGCCGCTCGCCCCGGCCGGCCCTGCTCCCTACTCGCCGCCGGGGCCGGGCCCGGCGCCCCCAGCCGCCATGGCGCTCCGCAACGACCTGGGCTCCAACATCAACGTGCTCAAGACCCTCAACCTCCGCTTCCGCTGCTTCCTGGCCAAGGTGCACGAGCTGGAGCGCCGCAACCGACTGCTGGAGAAGCAGCTGCAGCAGGCGCTGGAGGAGGGTAAGCAGGGCCGGCGGGGCCTGCCTCGCCGCGACCAGGCCGTGCAGACCGGCTTCGTCAGCCCCGTCCGACCCCTGGGGCTGCCCCTGGGCTCCCGGCCGGCCGCCGTCTGCACCCCGTCGGCGCGGGTCCTGGGCTCGCCCGCGCGCTCACCGGCCGGCCCTCTCGCGCCGTCCGCGGCCTGCCAGCCAGCGCTCTCCACCTCCGCCTCCACCGCCTACTCCTCGTCGGCCCGCTTCATGCCCGGCACCATCTGGTCCTTCTCTCACGCCCGCCGGCTCGGGCCGGGACTGGAGCCCACTCTGGTGCAAGGGCCTGGCCTGTCGTGGGTGCACCCCGACGGGGTGGGCGTCCAGATCGACACCATCACGCCCGAGATCCGCGCGCTCTACAACGTGCTGGCCAAAGTGAAGCGCGAGCGGGATGAGTACAAGCGGAG GTGGGAAGAGGAGTACACGGTGCGGTTACAGCTGCAGGAGCGCGTGAACGAGCTCCAGGAG GAAGCCCAGGAGGCTGATGCCTGCCAGGAGGAGCTGGCCATGAAGGTGGAACAGCTGAAGGCAGAGCTGGTGGTCTTCAAGGGGCTCATGAGCAAT AACCTGACCGAGCTGGACACGAAGATCCAGGAGAAGGCCATGAAGGTGGACATGGACATCTGCCGCCGCATTGACATCACTGCCAAGCTCTGCGACTTGGCTCAGCAGCGCAACTGCGAGGACATGATCAAGATGTTCCAG AAGCTGGTTAGTTTTGCTCTCACACAAGCTTCTCAGCTCCCTGGGCCTCCTGACCCGCTGGGCTCTCAGTGCAGCGCCCCCTCCATCCTCCTGCTCTCCctacttctctctccttttctccccctcctctctcccttctcccctcccccccccaccctcaTTCTCTGGCTCCAtttctctcccccctcccctccctctcccctcccttccctcttccctccctctatTCCCCTTTCTCTCATTCTCTGGCTCCATCtttctccccccctccccccccttctctctttctctggctcttatctctccccctcctctccccctccccctctctccacttctcctccttctcccctccctcctcccccctcccccacttctctcactctctggctctctctctctccccacctccctccctctcccccttcccctccccttcccctcccctcccctcctcctcctcctcctcctctcctctcccctccctctctcccccttaCTCACTCTCTGGCTACATCTCGCTCCCCATTTCTCCCCCACTTCTCTCATTCTCTGgctccatctctctccctcccttccccctctggCTTCCAGATCTGGATGTGA
- the IFFO1 gene encoding non-homologous end joining factor IFFO1 isoform X5 — MTSTPPAEPSDWLFCVPLASHWLSSLAQHPCSRTGFCLPAESAAMNPLFGPNLFLLQQEQQGLAGPLGDPLGGDHLAGGGDVPPAPLAPAGPAPYSPPGPGPAPPAAMALRNDLGSNINVLKTLNLRFRCFLAKVHELERRNRLLEKQLQQALEEGKQGRRGLPRRDQAVQTGFVSPVRPLGLPLGSRPAAVCTPSARVLGSPARSPAGPLAPSAACQPALSTSASTAYSSSARFMPGTIWSFSHARRLGPGLEPTLVQGPGLSWVHPDGVGVQIDTITPEIRALYNVLAKVKRERDEYKRRWEEEYTVRLQLQERVNELQEEAQEADACQEELAMKVEQLKAELVVFKGLMSNNLTELDTKIQEKAMKVDMDICRRIDITAKLCDLAQQRNCEDMIKMFQKKLVSFALTQASQLPGPPDPLGSQCSAPSILLLSLLLSPFLPLLSPFSPPPPTLILWLHFSPPSPPSPLPSLFPPSIPLSLILWLHLSPPLPPLLSFSGSYLSPSSPPPPLSTSPPSPLPPPPSPTSLTLWLSLSPHLPPSPPSPPLPLPSPPPPPPPLLSPPSLPLTHSLATSRSPFLPHFSHSLAPSLSLPSPSGFQIWM, encoded by the exons atgaCCTCTACCCCTCCCGCCGAGCCGTCTGATTGGCTGTTCTGCGTCCCCCTGGCGTCTCATTGGCTCTCCTCCCTCGCCCAACATCCCTGCTCCCGCACGGGTTTCTGTCTCCCAGCAGAAAGCGCAGCCATGAATCCGTTATTCGGCCCcaacctcttcctcctccagcaggagcagcagggccTGGCCGGACCGCTGGGGGACCCCTTAGGAGGCGACCACTTGGCCGGCGGCGGGGACGTGCCCCCGGCGCCGCTCGCCCCGGCCGGCCCTGCTCCCTACTCGCCGCCGGGGCCGGGCCCGGCGCCCCCAGCCGCCATGGCGCTCCGCAACGACCTGGGCTCCAACATCAACGTGCTCAAGACCCTCAACCTCCGCTTCCGCTGCTTCCTGGCCAAGGTGCACGAGCTGGAGCGCCGCAACCGACTGCTGGAGAAGCAGCTGCAGCAGGCGCTGGAGGAGGGTAAGCAGGGCCGGCGGGGCCTGCCTCGCCGCGACCAGGCCGTGCAGACCGGCTTCGTCAGCCCCGTCCGACCCCTGGGGCTGCCCCTGGGCTCCCGGCCGGCCGCCGTCTGCACCCCGTCGGCGCGGGTCCTGGGCTCGCCCGCGCGCTCACCGGCCGGCCCTCTCGCGCCGTCCGCGGCCTGCCAGCCAGCGCTCTCCACCTCCGCCTCCACCGCCTACTCCTCGTCGGCCCGCTTCATGCCCGGCACCATCTGGTCCTTCTCTCACGCCCGCCGGCTCGGGCCGGGACTGGAGCCCACTCTGGTGCAAGGGCCTGGCCTGTCGTGGGTGCACCCCGACGGGGTGGGCGTCCAGATCGACACCATCACGCCCGAGATCCGCGCGCTCTACAACGTGCTGGCCAAAGTGAAGCGCGAGCGGGATGAGTACAAGCGGAG GTGGGAAGAGGAGTACACGGTGCGGTTACAGCTGCAGGAGCGCGTGAACGAGCTCCAGGAG GAAGCCCAGGAGGCTGATGCCTGCCAGGAGGAGCTGGCCATGAAGGTGGAACAGCTGAAGGCAGAGCTGGTGGTCTTCAAGGGGCTCATGAGCAAT AACCTGACCGAGCTGGACACGAAGATCCAGGAGAAGGCCATGAAGGTGGACATGGACATCTGCCGCCGCATTGACATCACTGCCAAGCTCTGCGACTTGGCTCAGCAGCGCAACTGCGAGGACATGATCAAGATGTTCCAG AAGAAGCTGGTTAGTTTTGCTCTCACACAAGCTTCTCAGCTCCCTGGGCCTCCTGACCCGCTGGGCTCTCAGTGCAGCGCCCCCTCCATCCTCCTGCTCTCCctacttctctctccttttctccccctcctctctcccttctcccctcccccccccaccctcaTTCTCTGGCTCCAtttctctcccccctcccctccctctcccctcccttccctcttccctccctctatTCCCCTTTCTCTCATTCTCTGGCTCCATCtttctccccccctccccccccttctctctttctctggctcttatctctccccctcctctccccctccccctctctccacttctcctccttctcccctccctcctcccccctcccccacttctctcactctctggctctctctctctccccacctccctccctctcccccttcccctccccttcccctcccctcccctcctcctcctcctcctcctctcctctcccctccctctctcccccttaCTCACTCTCTGGCTACATCTCGCTCCCCATTTCTCCCCCACTTCTCTCATTCTCTGgctccatctctctccctcccttccccctctggCTTCCAGATCTGGATGTGA
- the IFFO1 gene encoding non-homologous end joining factor IFFO1 isoform X2 — protein sequence MNPLFGPNLFLLQQEQQGLAGPLGDPLGGDHLAGGGDVPPAPLAPAGPAPYSPPGPGPAPPAAMALRNDLGSNINVLKTLNLRFRCFLAKVHELERRNRLLEKQLQQALEEGKQGRRGLPRRDQAVQTGFVSPVRPLGLPLGSRPAAVCTPSARVLGSPARSPAGPLAPSAACQPALSTSASTAYSSSARFMPGTIWSFSHARRLGPGLEPTLVQGPGLSWVHPDGVGVQIDTITPEIRALYNVLAKVKRERDEYKRRWEEEYTVRLQLQERVNELQEEAQEADACQEELAMKVEQLKAELVVFKGLMSNNLTELDTKIQEKAMKVDMDICRRIDITAKLCDLAQQRNCEDMIKMFQVRVPSMGGRKRERKAVEEDTSLAESDGPRRPDGDEEESTALSINEEMQRMLNQLREYDFEDDCDSLTWEETEETLLLWEDFSGYALAAAEAPGEPEDSLEKVIKDTESLFKTREKEYQETIDQIELELATAKNDMNRHLHEYMEMCSMKRGLDVQMETCRRLITQSGDRKSPAFTAVPLSDPPPPPPSEAEDSDRDVSSDGAMR from the exons ATGAATCCGTTATTCGGCCCcaacctcttcctcctccagcaggagcagcagggccTGGCCGGACCGCTGGGGGACCCCTTAGGAGGCGACCACTTGGCCGGCGGCGGGGACGTGCCCCCGGCGCCGCTCGCCCCGGCCGGCCCTGCTCCCTACTCGCCGCCGGGGCCGGGCCCGGCGCCCCCAGCCGCCATGGCGCTCCGCAACGACCTGGGCTCCAACATCAACGTGCTCAAGACCCTCAACCTCCGCTTCCGCTGCTTCCTGGCCAAGGTGCACGAGCTGGAGCGCCGCAACCGACTGCTGGAGAAGCAGCTGCAGCAGGCGCTGGAGGAGGGTAAGCAGGGCCGGCGGGGCCTGCCTCGCCGCGACCAGGCCGTGCAGACCGGCTTCGTCAGCCCCGTCCGACCCCTGGGGCTGCCCCTGGGCTCCCGGCCGGCCGCCGTCTGCACCCCGTCGGCGCGGGTCCTGGGCTCGCCCGCGCGCTCACCGGCCGGCCCTCTCGCGCCGTCCGCGGCCTGCCAGCCAGCGCTCTCCACCTCCGCCTCCACCGCCTACTCCTCGTCGGCCCGCTTCATGCCCGGCACCATCTGGTCCTTCTCTCACGCCCGCCGGCTCGGGCCGGGACTGGAGCCCACTCTGGTGCAAGGGCCTGGCCTGTCGTGGGTGCACCCCGACGGGGTGGGCGTCCAGATCGACACCATCACGCCCGAGATCCGCGCGCTCTACAACGTGCTGGCCAAAGTGAAGCGCGAGCGGGATGAGTACAAGCGGAG GTGGGAAGAGGAGTACACGGTGCGGTTACAGCTGCAGGAGCGCGTGAACGAGCTCCAGGAG GAAGCCCAGGAGGCTGATGCCTGCCAGGAGGAGCTGGCCATGAAGGTGGAACAGCTGAAGGCAGAGCTGGTGGTCTTCAAGGGGCTCATGAGCAAT AACCTGACCGAGCTGGACACGAAGATCCAGGAGAAGGCCATGAAGGTGGACATGGACATCTGCCGCCGCATTGACATCACTGCCAAGCTCTGCGACTTGGCTCAGCAGCGCAACTGCGAGGACATGATCAAGATGTTCCAGGTGAGG GTCCCGTCCATGGGGGGGCGGAAGCGGGAGCGCAAGGCCGTGGAGGAGGACACCTCCCTAGCGGAGAGTGATGGGCCGCGCCGCCCCGACGGGGATGAGGAGGAGAGCACAGCCCTCAGCATCAACGAGGAGATGCAGCGCATGCTGAACCAGCT GAGGGAGTATGATTTTGAGGACGACTGTGACAGCCTGACTTGGGAGGAGACGGAGGAGACCCTGTTGCTCTGGGAGGATTTCTCGGGCTATGCCTTGGCCGCCGCAGAGGCCCCGGGAGAG CCAGAAGACAGTTTGGAGAAGGTGATTAAAGACACTGAGTCCCTCTTCAAAACCCGGGAGAAAGAATATCAGGAAACCATTGACCAGATCGAG CTGGAGCTGGCCACAGCCAAGAACGACATGAACCGCCACCTGCACGAGTACATGGAGATGTGCAGCATGAAGCGGGGCCTGGATGTGCAGATGGAGACCTGCCGCCGGCTCATCACCCAGTCCGGGGACCG AAAGTCTCCTGCTTTCACTGCGGTCCCGCTTAGCGacccgccgccaccgccgccaaGCGAGGCTGAGGACTCCGATCGTGATGTCTCCTCCGACGGCGCCATGAGATAG
- the IFFO1 gene encoding non-homologous end joining factor IFFO1 isoform X4, producing the protein MNPLFGPNLFLLQQEQQGLAGPLGDPLGGDHLAGGGDVPPAPLAPAGPAPYSPPGPGPAPPAAMALRNDLGSNINVLKTLNLRFRCFLAKVHELERRNRLLEKQLQQALEEGKQGRRGLPRRDQAVQTGFVSPVRPLGLPLGSRPAAVCTPSARVLGSPARSPAGPLAPSAACQPALSTSASTAYSSSARFMPGTIWSFSHARRLGPGLEPTLVQGPGLSWVHPDGVGVQIDTITPEIRALYNVLAKVKRERDEYKRRWEEEYTVRLQLQERVNELQEEAQEADACQEELAMKVEQLKAELVVFKGLMSNNLTELDTKIQEKAMKVDMDICRRIDITAKLCDLAQQRNCEDMIKMFQVPSMGGRKRERKAVEEDTSLAESDGPRRPDGDEEESTALSINEEMQRMLNQLREYDFEDDCDSLTWEETEETLLLWEDFSGYALAAAEAPGEPEDSLEKVIKDTESLFKTREKEYQETIDQIELELATAKNDMNRHLHEYMEMCSMKRGLDVQMETCRRLITQSGDRKSPAFTAVPLSDPPPPPPSEAEDSDRDVSSDGAMR; encoded by the exons ATGAATCCGTTATTCGGCCCcaacctcttcctcctccagcaggagcagcagggccTGGCCGGACCGCTGGGGGACCCCTTAGGAGGCGACCACTTGGCCGGCGGCGGGGACGTGCCCCCGGCGCCGCTCGCCCCGGCCGGCCCTGCTCCCTACTCGCCGCCGGGGCCGGGCCCGGCGCCCCCAGCCGCCATGGCGCTCCGCAACGACCTGGGCTCCAACATCAACGTGCTCAAGACCCTCAACCTCCGCTTCCGCTGCTTCCTGGCCAAGGTGCACGAGCTGGAGCGCCGCAACCGACTGCTGGAGAAGCAGCTGCAGCAGGCGCTGGAGGAGGGTAAGCAGGGCCGGCGGGGCCTGCCTCGCCGCGACCAGGCCGTGCAGACCGGCTTCGTCAGCCCCGTCCGACCCCTGGGGCTGCCCCTGGGCTCCCGGCCGGCCGCCGTCTGCACCCCGTCGGCGCGGGTCCTGGGCTCGCCCGCGCGCTCACCGGCCGGCCCTCTCGCGCCGTCCGCGGCCTGCCAGCCAGCGCTCTCCACCTCCGCCTCCACCGCCTACTCCTCGTCGGCCCGCTTCATGCCCGGCACCATCTGGTCCTTCTCTCACGCCCGCCGGCTCGGGCCGGGACTGGAGCCCACTCTGGTGCAAGGGCCTGGCCTGTCGTGGGTGCACCCCGACGGGGTGGGCGTCCAGATCGACACCATCACGCCCGAGATCCGCGCGCTCTACAACGTGCTGGCCAAAGTGAAGCGCGAGCGGGATGAGTACAAGCGGAG GTGGGAAGAGGAGTACACGGTGCGGTTACAGCTGCAGGAGCGCGTGAACGAGCTCCAGGAG GAAGCCCAGGAGGCTGATGCCTGCCAGGAGGAGCTGGCCATGAAGGTGGAACAGCTGAAGGCAGAGCTGGTGGTCTTCAAGGGGCTCATGAGCAAT AACCTGACCGAGCTGGACACGAAGATCCAGGAGAAGGCCATGAAGGTGGACATGGACATCTGCCGCCGCATTGACATCACTGCCAAGCTCTGCGACTTGGCTCAGCAGCGCAACTGCGAGGACATGATCAAGATGTTCCAG GTCCCGTCCATGGGGGGGCGGAAGCGGGAGCGCAAGGCCGTGGAGGAGGACACCTCCCTAGCGGAGAGTGATGGGCCGCGCCGCCCCGACGGGGATGAGGAGGAGAGCACAGCCCTCAGCATCAACGAGGAGATGCAGCGCATGCTGAACCAGCT GAGGGAGTATGATTTTGAGGACGACTGTGACAGCCTGACTTGGGAGGAGACGGAGGAGACCCTGTTGCTCTGGGAGGATTTCTCGGGCTATGCCTTGGCCGCCGCAGAGGCCCCGGGAGAG CCAGAAGACAGTTTGGAGAAGGTGATTAAAGACACTGAGTCCCTCTTCAAAACCCGGGAGAAAGAATATCAGGAAACCATTGACCAGATCGAG CTGGAGCTGGCCACAGCCAAGAACGACATGAACCGCCACCTGCACGAGTACATGGAGATGTGCAGCATGAAGCGGGGCCTGGATGTGCAGATGGAGACCTGCCGCCGGCTCATCACCCAGTCCGGGGACCG AAAGTCTCCTGCTTTCACTGCGGTCCCGCTTAGCGacccgccgccaccgccgccaaGCGAGGCTGAGGACTCCGATCGTGATGTCTCCTCCGACGGCGCCATGAGATAG
- the IFFO1 gene encoding non-homologous end joining factor IFFO1 isoform X1: protein MNPLFGPNLFLLQQEQQGLAGPLGDPLGGDHLAGGGDVPPAPLAPAGPAPYSPPGPGPAPPAAMALRNDLGSNINVLKTLNLRFRCFLAKVHELERRNRLLEKQLQQALEEGKQGRRGLPRRDQAVQTGFVSPVRPLGLPLGSRPAAVCTPSARVLGSPARSPAGPLAPSAACQPALSTSASTAYSSSARFMPGTIWSFSHARRLGPGLEPTLVQGPGLSWVHPDGVGVQIDTITPEIRALYNVLAKVKRERDEYKRRWEEEYTVRLQLQERVNELQEEAQEADACQEELAMKVEQLKAELVVFKGLMSNNLTELDTKIQEKAMKVDMDICRRIDITAKLCDLAQQRNCEDMIKMFQVRVPSMGGRKRERKAVEEDTSLAESDGPRRPDGDEEESTALSINEEMQRMLNQLREYDFEDDCDSLTWEETEETLLLWEDFSGYALAAAEAPGEQPEDSLEKVIKDTESLFKTREKEYQETIDQIELELATAKNDMNRHLHEYMEMCSMKRGLDVQMETCRRLITQSGDRKSPAFTAVPLSDPPPPPPSEAEDSDRDVSSDGAMR, encoded by the exons ATGAATCCGTTATTCGGCCCcaacctcttcctcctccagcaggagcagcagggccTGGCCGGACCGCTGGGGGACCCCTTAGGAGGCGACCACTTGGCCGGCGGCGGGGACGTGCCCCCGGCGCCGCTCGCCCCGGCCGGCCCTGCTCCCTACTCGCCGCCGGGGCCGGGCCCGGCGCCCCCAGCCGCCATGGCGCTCCGCAACGACCTGGGCTCCAACATCAACGTGCTCAAGACCCTCAACCTCCGCTTCCGCTGCTTCCTGGCCAAGGTGCACGAGCTGGAGCGCCGCAACCGACTGCTGGAGAAGCAGCTGCAGCAGGCGCTGGAGGAGGGTAAGCAGGGCCGGCGGGGCCTGCCTCGCCGCGACCAGGCCGTGCAGACCGGCTTCGTCAGCCCCGTCCGACCCCTGGGGCTGCCCCTGGGCTCCCGGCCGGCCGCCGTCTGCACCCCGTCGGCGCGGGTCCTGGGCTCGCCCGCGCGCTCACCGGCCGGCCCTCTCGCGCCGTCCGCGGCCTGCCAGCCAGCGCTCTCCACCTCCGCCTCCACCGCCTACTCCTCGTCGGCCCGCTTCATGCCCGGCACCATCTGGTCCTTCTCTCACGCCCGCCGGCTCGGGCCGGGACTGGAGCCCACTCTGGTGCAAGGGCCTGGCCTGTCGTGGGTGCACCCCGACGGGGTGGGCGTCCAGATCGACACCATCACGCCCGAGATCCGCGCGCTCTACAACGTGCTGGCCAAAGTGAAGCGCGAGCGGGATGAGTACAAGCGGAG GTGGGAAGAGGAGTACACGGTGCGGTTACAGCTGCAGGAGCGCGTGAACGAGCTCCAGGAG GAAGCCCAGGAGGCTGATGCCTGCCAGGAGGAGCTGGCCATGAAGGTGGAACAGCTGAAGGCAGAGCTGGTGGTCTTCAAGGGGCTCATGAGCAAT AACCTGACCGAGCTGGACACGAAGATCCAGGAGAAGGCCATGAAGGTGGACATGGACATCTGCCGCCGCATTGACATCACTGCCAAGCTCTGCGACTTGGCTCAGCAGCGCAACTGCGAGGACATGATCAAGATGTTCCAGGTGAGG GTCCCGTCCATGGGGGGGCGGAAGCGGGAGCGCAAGGCCGTGGAGGAGGACACCTCCCTAGCGGAGAGTGATGGGCCGCGCCGCCCCGACGGGGATGAGGAGGAGAGCACAGCCCTCAGCATCAACGAGGAGATGCAGCGCATGCTGAACCAGCT GAGGGAGTATGATTTTGAGGACGACTGTGACAGCCTGACTTGGGAGGAGACGGAGGAGACCCTGTTGCTCTGGGAGGATTTCTCGGGCTATGCCTTGGCCGCCGCAGAGGCCCCGGGAGAG CAGCCAGAAGACAGTTTGGAGAAGGTGATTAAAGACACTGAGTCCCTCTTCAAAACCCGGGAGAAAGAATATCAGGAAACCATTGACCAGATCGAG CTGGAGCTGGCCACAGCCAAGAACGACATGAACCGCCACCTGCACGAGTACATGGAGATGTGCAGCATGAAGCGGGGCCTGGATGTGCAGATGGAGACCTGCCGCCGGCTCATCACCCAGTCCGGGGACCG AAAGTCTCCTGCTTTCACTGCGGTCCCGCTTAGCGacccgccgccaccgccgccaaGCGAGGCTGAGGACTCCGATCGTGATGTCTCCTCCGACGGCGCCATGAGATAG
- the IFFO1 gene encoding non-homologous end joining factor IFFO1 isoform X7: MNPLFGPNLFLLQQEQQGLAGPLGDPLGGDHLAGGGDVPPAPLAPAGPAPYSPPGPGPAPPAAMALRNDLGSNINVLKTLNLRFRCFLAKVHELERRNRLLEKQLQQALEEGKQGRRGLPRRDQAVQTGFVSPVRPLGLPLGSRPAAVCTPSARVLGSPARSPAGPLAPSAACQPALSTSASTAYSSSARFMPGTIWSFSHARRLGPGLEPTLVQGPGLSWVHPDGVGVQIDTITPEIRALYNVLAKVKRERDEYKRRWEEEYTVRLQLQERVNELQEEAQEADACQEELAMKVEQLKAELVVFKGLMSNNLTELDTKIQEKAMKVDMDICRRIDITAKLCDLAQQRNCEDMIKMFQKKLSLHLSPIKVPSMGGRKRERKAVEEDTSLAESDGPRRPDGDEEESTALSINEEMQRMLNQLREYDFEDDCDSLTWEETEETLLLWEDFSGYALAAAEAPGEQPEDSLEKVIKDTESLFKTREKEYQETIDQIELELATAKNDMNRHLHEYMEMCSMKRGLDVQMETCRRLITQSGDRKSPAFTAVPLSDPPPPPPSEAEDSDRDVSSDGAMR; the protein is encoded by the exons ATGAATCCGTTATTCGGCCCcaacctcttcctcctccagcaggagcagcagggccTGGCCGGACCGCTGGGGGACCCCTTAGGAGGCGACCACTTGGCCGGCGGCGGGGACGTGCCCCCGGCGCCGCTCGCCCCGGCCGGCCCTGCTCCCTACTCGCCGCCGGGGCCGGGCCCGGCGCCCCCAGCCGCCATGGCGCTCCGCAACGACCTGGGCTCCAACATCAACGTGCTCAAGACCCTCAACCTCCGCTTCCGCTGCTTCCTGGCCAAGGTGCACGAGCTGGAGCGCCGCAACCGACTGCTGGAGAAGCAGCTGCAGCAGGCGCTGGAGGAGGGTAAGCAGGGCCGGCGGGGCCTGCCTCGCCGCGACCAGGCCGTGCAGACCGGCTTCGTCAGCCCCGTCCGACCCCTGGGGCTGCCCCTGGGCTCCCGGCCGGCCGCCGTCTGCACCCCGTCGGCGCGGGTCCTGGGCTCGCCCGCGCGCTCACCGGCCGGCCCTCTCGCGCCGTCCGCGGCCTGCCAGCCAGCGCTCTCCACCTCCGCCTCCACCGCCTACTCCTCGTCGGCCCGCTTCATGCCCGGCACCATCTGGTCCTTCTCTCACGCCCGCCGGCTCGGGCCGGGACTGGAGCCCACTCTGGTGCAAGGGCCTGGCCTGTCGTGGGTGCACCCCGACGGGGTGGGCGTCCAGATCGACACCATCACGCCCGAGATCCGCGCGCTCTACAACGTGCTGGCCAAAGTGAAGCGCGAGCGGGATGAGTACAAGCGGAG GTGGGAAGAGGAGTACACGGTGCGGTTACAGCTGCAGGAGCGCGTGAACGAGCTCCAGGAG GAAGCCCAGGAGGCTGATGCCTGCCAGGAGGAGCTGGCCATGAAGGTGGAACAGCTGAAGGCAGAGCTGGTGGTCTTCAAGGGGCTCATGAGCAAT AACCTGACCGAGCTGGACACGAAGATCCAGGAGAAGGCCATGAAGGTGGACATGGACATCTGCCGCCGCATTGACATCACTGCCAAGCTCTGCGACTTGGCTCAGCAGCGCAACTGCGAGGACATGATCAAGATGTTCCAG AAGAAGCTG TCTCTGCACTTGTCTCCCATTAAGGTCCCGTCCATGGGGGGGCGGAAGCGGGAGCGCAAGGCCGTGGAGGAGGACACCTCCCTAGCGGAGAGTGATGGGCCGCGCCGCCCCGACGGGGATGAGGAGGAGAGCACAGCCCTCAGCATCAACGAGGAGATGCAGCGCATGCTGAACCAGCT GAGGGAGTATGATTTTGAGGACGACTGTGACAGCCTGACTTGGGAGGAGACGGAGGAGACCCTGTTGCTCTGGGAGGATTTCTCGGGCTATGCCTTGGCCGCCGCAGAGGCCCCGGGAGAG CAGCCAGAAGACAGTTTGGAGAAGGTGATTAAAGACACTGAGTCCCTCTTCAAAACCCGGGAGAAAGAATATCAGGAAACCATTGACCAGATCGAG CTGGAGCTGGCCACAGCCAAGAACGACATGAACCGCCACCTGCACGAGTACATGGAGATGTGCAGCATGAAGCGGGGCCTGGATGTGCAGATGGAGACCTGCCGCCGGCTCATCACCCAGTCCGGGGACCG AAAGTCTCCTGCTTTCACTGCGGTCCCGCTTAGCGacccgccgccaccgccgccaaGCGAGGCTGAGGACTCCGATCGTGATGTCTCCTCCGACGGCGCCATGAGATAG